From one Trifolium pratense cultivar HEN17-A07 linkage group LG1, ARS_RC_1.1, whole genome shotgun sequence genomic stretch:
- the LOC123910582 gene encoding uncharacterized protein LOC123910582 — MLLECLCALAVDDSDDVSSTAQDFLECLFSQSWKSRIEHDAAEIFIRHLEKLPKVVLSNEEPFAVLHAQQLLMIIYYSGPRLLVDQLQSPVIDGNKNEKWNNTHC; from the exons ATGCTTCTG GAATGTTTATGTGCTCTGGCTGTTGATGATTCTGATGACGTGTCTTCAACTGCACAAGATTTCCTTGAGTGTTTGTTCTCTCAGAGTTGGAAATCTCGTATAGAGCATGATGCTGCTGAGATATTTATCAG GCACCTGGAAAAGCTTCCCAAAGTGGTGCTTAGCAACGAGGAGCCATTTGCTGTGTTACATGCTCAACAATTACtaatgataatatattattctGGTCCTCGTCTATTGGTGGATCAACTTCAGTCACCT GTCATTGAtggaaacaaaaatgaaaagtgGAATAACACTCATTGTTGA
- the LOC123910542 gene encoding MDIS1-interacting receptor like kinase 2-like, which yields MLLFPMFHTMKLLPMHCVLLFFYVFVMTTSHQASTKIQSSEANALLKWKASFDNQSKALLSSWNIGNKPCNWMGITCDVESKSIYKVNLTNVGVKGTLQSLNFSSLSKIRSLVLSNNSFYGVVPHQIGVMSDLNTLDFSLNNLSGSIPNCVCNLSKLSYLDLSFNYFTGIIPYEITQLVGLYVLSMSTNNGLSGSLPQEIGRLRNLTKLDIFSCNLTGSIPISIEKITNMSYLDVTQNNLYGTIPRGIWKMDLKHLSLANNNFNGSIPQSIFESPNLEFLHLQESGLSGFMPKEFGMLGNLIDLDISNCNLIGSISSSIGKLANISYLKLHDNRLFGHIPREIGNLVNLKQLYLGANSLSGSFPREIGFLKQLVELDLSVNYIVGTIPSSIGNLSNIQLLYLYSNNLSGSIPNEVVKLGSLKTIQLSFNNLAGPIPSSIGNLVNLESIFLDQNKLSGLIPPSIGSLINLDSIYLSHNQLYGPIPSAIVNLTKLRELSLSTNALTGQILPSIGNLVNLDTLDLSKNNFYGQIPSTIRNLTKVSVLSFISNALTGNIPTEINMLTNLEIFQLAYNNFTGHLPHNICVSGKLTRFSANGNQFTGPVPESLKNCSSLERVRLEQNRLTGNIADIFDVYPNLDYLGLSYNNFYGHLSSNWGKCKNLTTLKISNNNLTGSIPPELAGATNLHILDLSSNQLNGEIPKELGNLSSLIQLSISNNHLSGEIPVQIASLQKIETLEFATNNLSGLIPKQLGRLPFLLHLNLSQNKFEGNIPIEIGQLKVVENLDLSGNFLNGTIPIMLGQLNRLETLNLSHNNLSGTIPLSYGEMLSLLIVDISYNQLEGLIPNITAFEKAPIEALKNNKGLCGNVAGLKPCSTSGSNFHSHKTNKILVLVLPLTLGTLLLALFVYGLSYILFQTLRTKEYKHAEEIQTENLFAIWSFDGQMVYENIIEATEQFDNKHLIGVGGQGSVYKAELPTGQVVAVKKLHSLQNGEVSNLKAFANEISALTEIRHRNIVKLYGFCSHSLHSFLVYEFLEKGSMDKILKDDELATAFDWNMRVNAIKDIANALSYMHHDCYPAIVHRDISSKNVVLDSEYVAHVSDFGTAKFLNPDSSNRTGFVGTFGYSAPELAYTMEVNEKCDVYSFGVLTLEILLGMHPGDVVTSLWQQPSQSAMDITLDNMPLIDKIDQRLPHPTNTIVKEVASMIRVAMYCLIESPRSRPTMEQVCKELVVSKSS from the exons atGCTTTTATTCCCAATGTTTCATACTATGAAGCTCTTACCTATGCAttgtgttttgttgtttttttatgtgtttgtaATGACCACATCACATCAAGCTTCAACAAAAATCCAAAGCAGCGAAGCAAATGCTCTATTGAAATGGAAAGCAAGCTTTGACAATCAAAGCAAGGCTTTGCTCTCTTCATGGAATATTGGTAATAAGCCTTGCAATTGGATGGGAATCACATGTGATGTTGAGTCAAAATCCATCTACAAGGTAAATCTTACCAATGTTGGAGTAAAAGGTACACTTCAAAGTCTCAATTTCTCATCACTTTCAAAAATTCGCAGTTTAGTTTTATCGAACAACTCTTTTTACGGAGTTGTTCCACACCAAATTGGTGTAATGTCTGATCTAAACACTCTTGATTTTTCACTAAATAATCTCTCTGGCAGTATTCCTAATTGCGTTTGTAATTTGTCCAAACTATCTTATCTTGATCTCAGTTTCAATTATTTCACTGGAATTATTCCATATGAGATAACCCAATTAGTTGGTCTTTATGTATTGTCTATGAGTACTAACAATGGTTTAAGTGGCTCCCTCCCACAAGAAATTGGTAGATTAAGGAATTTGACAAAGCTTGATATTTTTTCATGCAATCTCACCGGGAGTATACCAATATCTATAGAAAAGATAACCAACATGTCATATCTTGATGTAACACAAAACAACCTTTATGGAACCATTCCTCGTGGAATATGGAAAATGGACTTAAAGCATTTGTCACTTGCAAATAATAACTTCAATGGTTCCATCCCACAAAGTATTTTCGAGTCACCAAACTTGGAGTTTCTACATCTTCAAGAAAGTGGCCTTTCTGGATTCATGCCTAAGGAATTTGGGATGTTGGGTAATTTGATAGATCTTGATATTAGTAACTGCAATCTTATTGGGTCTATCTCCAGTTCTATAGGAAAGTTGGCCAATATATCATATCTCAAGTTACATGACAATCGACTTTTTGGCCACATTCCTCGTGAAATTGGAAATTTGGTCAACCTCAAGCAACTATATCTTGGTGCTAATAGTCTTTCAGGCTCCTTTCCTCGTGAAATTGGATTTCTGAAACAACTTGTTGAACTTGATTTGTCTGTTAACTATATTGTAGGCACAATCCCTTCTTCAATAGGAAACTTGAGCAATATACAATTACTTTACCTTTATAGTAATAATCTTAGTGGTAGCATTCCTAATGAAGTCGTAAAACTTGGTTCTCTAAAAACAATCCAATTGTCTTTTAACAACCTAGCTGGACCAATCCCATCATCCATAGGTAACTTAGTCAATCTGGAATCTATTTTTCTTGATCAAAATAAACTTTCAGGACTTATTCCACCTTCCATAGGTTCCCTGATTAATTTGGATAGTATTTACCTTTCACACAATCAACTCTATGGACCAATTCCTTCCGCTATCGTAAATTTAACAAAATTACGTGAATTATCTCTTTCCACAAATGCTCTCACTGGACAAATTCTACCTTCCATAGGTAACTTGGTCAATTTGGATACTCTCGACCTTTCAAAAAATAACTTCTATGGACAAATTCCTTCCACTATCAGAAATTTAACAAAAGTAAGTGTATTATCCTTTATCTCAAATGCACTCACAGGAAATATCCCAACAGAAATAAATATGCTTACCAATTTGGAAATTTTCCAGTTAGCTTATAATAACTTTACAGGCCATTTACCTCACAATATATGTGTTAGTGGAAAGTTGACACGTTTCTCTGCTAATGGTAACCAATTCACAGGCCCAGTTCCAGAAAGTTTGAAGAATTGCTCAAGCCTTGAGAGAGTCAGGCTTGAACAAAATAGGTTAACTGGAAATATAGCAGATATCTTTGATGTGTATCCAAACTTGGACTATCTGGGATTGagttataataatttttatggccACCTTTCTTCAAATTGGGGAAAATGCAAGAATCTCACAACCCTTAAAATCTCGAACAATAATTTAACAGGAAGTATACCACCAGAGTTGGCTGGGGCAACCAATTTACATATACTTGACTTGTCCTCGAATCAACTTAATGGAGAAATTCCCAAGGAGCTAGGAAACTTATCTTCGTTGATCCAACTCTCAATAAGTAACAATCATCTTTCAGGAGAAATTCCTGTACAGATTGCCTCATTGCAGAAAATAGAAACCTTGGAGTTTGCAACAAATAATTTAAGTGGCTTGATCCCAAAACAACTTGGAAGGTTACCTTTCTTATTGCACTTGAACTTGAGCCAAAATAAGTTTGAAGGAAACATTCCTATTGAGATTGGTCAGTTAAAAGTTGTTGAGAATCTTGACCTTAGTGGGAATTTTTTGAATGGAACCATACCAATAATGCTTGGACAATTAAATCGTTTAGAAACATTGAATCTCTCACATAATAATCTTTCTGGTACCATTCCCTTGAGCTATGGTGAGATGTTAAGTTTATTGATTGTTGATATATCATACAACCAGTTGGAGGGTCTGATTCCAAACATTACGGCCTTCGAAAAAGCTCCAATTGAAGCTCTTAAGAACAACAAGGGATTGTGTGGTAATGTCGCTGGCCTTAAGCCTTGCTCAACTTCAGGTAGCAACTTTCATAGTCATAAGACTAACAAAATTTTGGTGCTAGTTTTACCCCTCACTCTAGGCACTCTATTGTTAGCATTATTTGTTTATGGGCTCTCATACATTTTATTCCAAACTTTAAGAACAAAAGAATATAAGCATGCAGAAGAAATTCAAACTGAAAATCTATTTGCAATATGGAGCTTTGATGGTCAAATGGTGTATGAAAACATTATCGAAGCCACGGAACAATTTGACAACAAACATCTCATTGGGGTAGGAGGGCAAGGAAGTGTTTACAAAGCAGAGTTACCTACAGGTCAAGTGGTAGCTGTGAAGAAACTCCATTCATTACAAAATGGAGAAGTGTCTAATCTAAAAGCTTTTGCAAATGAGATTAGTGCTTTGACAGAAATCCGACATCGAAACATTGTGAAGTTATACGGGTTTTGTTCACATTCACTACACTCGTTTTTGGTTTACGAGTTCTTAGAGAAGGGTAGTATGGACAAAATTTTGAAAGATGATGAACTAGCAACTGCATTTGATTGGAATATGAGAGTGAATGCCATTAAAGATATAGCTAATGCTTTATCTTATATGCATCATGATTGTTATCCTGCAATCGTTCATCGTGATATATCCAGCAAGAATGTTGTTTTGGATTCAGAGTATGTAGCTCATGTTTCAGACTTTGGAACCGCTAAGTTTCTTAATCCCGATTCTTCCAACCGAACCGGTTTTGTAGGCACCTTTGGATATTCGGCTCCAG AACTTGCGTACACAATGGAGGTAAATGAGAAATGCGATGTGTATAGTTTTGGGGTATTAACTTTGGAAATACTTTTGGGGATGCACCCCGGAGATGTTGTAACTTCTTTATGGCAACAACCTTCACAGAGTGCTATGGACATCACACTTGATAATATGCCATTGATCGATAAGATTGACCAACGTCTCCCTCATCCTACAAATACTATTGTTAAGGAGGTGGCATCAATGATAAGGGTAGCAATGTATTGCTTGATTGAAAGCCCGCGTTCTCGCCCTACCATGGAGCAGGTTTGCAAGGAGCTTGTGGTGTCAAAGTCATcttga